The following proteins are co-located in the Bosea sp. AS-1 genome:
- a CDS encoding DUF3971 domain-containing protein: MADEEAKVAGAGETAPVPPGGACDAAVVKKRAKAGLTLICAAVCLAVLVLAGSAVTLLVTGIIPLSGLEGRISSAIEERLGPGWKVEAASAELGRIDGHSQLRVRQVSFHHSSGAVIRAPEAVLGYDPLALLKGDIRLVSIDLRGVNVRLGVDRNGALVVNADSAPAEAQPPVVVPDAAQWNAFTGIMSAISTLARGDGLLGALETAGMNGARLSLVDPEGRQKAGLEDVEIRLTRLGEGGTRLLVKGRTGSRWKEMSVDLSTEADGTQRADIDILRFEPAEAVALAFGTGGVVLDGLPLKGKATLRQAPDGKRSITAAIDIQSGSVRFPDSPMPSLKLDSAHLEVASGADLSELKILRGEINAGATHFLTSGTLREDNGGWRLELDANGQLAGLDADPAVQMDSLKANLKIDPANGAVSVDALGIRGPKAHVDLTAFVQRVGSSPLQRFHIKATDSDVRALLAIWPGFTSPEVHGTLQRQLAAGHMKQLTVDLDLPAEDHARLVQGHGMPDNTLFVGIDADRVRYLPDPGLPPLTDATVAGKVTGRTVQLAISQATADLGNGRSMKLSEASFAMPEFWLHRAPANIAFRIAGSADALVALLAFPALKDFSPDRIDPTAIRGTSDLKVALTLPLANDIKTEEIAITGSGNLSGLASDTLLGTEKLESGALAVNFDRNGLSLRGDAKVGGDKAQVEIKQNAKGQGDATLSLSLDAAARQRRGFGPDTGISGTLPVKVAKSFGKGGDTPPRVEIDLTKVGLDGTVPGLSKPAGRPGKVTFNYVVDLDGPDLDDFSFDAGSAQIRGRIELSKQNALESASFSQFRLSPGDNLKLDAKRDGNVTKLTIRGAVADLRPFIKDIQSPASSTRGDRSAQQKGGDYDIDLDVPILTGFNNEAITSGTLKASKRGGDLRMVSFQGRIGKADVTARQRQAEGGKLVVQTDNGGALLRFLDLYNRAYGGNLVLTMGAGESQSGDLLFRDFLVRNEPALKRVVGTQSASAFADDRPGGGGAEARIDVSEVAFTKLRAEFTRSASRLDVSDMVIWGQQVGFTLQGHVDYGRDRVDIGGTFVPGYAFNNAFAQVPVVGALLGGGSQYGGLFAVNFRITGSASAPTMSINPLSAIAPGILRRFVDPLGGAPQQKPVQPGQAPPRP, from the coding sequence TTGGCGGACGAGGAAGCAAAGGTAGCGGGTGCCGGCGAGACTGCGCCGGTGCCGCCGGGCGGGGCATGCGATGCCGCGGTCGTGAAGAAGCGCGCCAAGGCAGGCCTCACCCTGATCTGCGCCGCGGTCTGCCTTGCCGTGCTGGTGCTGGCTGGATCGGCCGTGACCCTGCTCGTCACCGGCATCATTCCGCTGTCCGGCCTCGAGGGCCGGATTTCCTCCGCGATCGAGGAAAGGCTCGGTCCCGGCTGGAAGGTGGAGGCGGCCTCGGCCGAGCTCGGCCGCATTGACGGGCATTCGCAGCTCAGGGTCCGGCAGGTTTCCTTCCATCATTCCAGCGGTGCGGTGATCCGGGCACCGGAAGCTGTCCTCGGCTACGATCCGCTGGCGCTGCTCAAGGGTGATATTCGTCTGGTTTCAATCGATCTGCGCGGCGTCAATGTCAGACTCGGTGTCGACAGGAACGGCGCGCTCGTCGTCAACGCCGATTCCGCTCCCGCCGAGGCGCAACCGCCCGTGGTGGTTCCCGATGCCGCTCAGTGGAATGCATTTACCGGAATCATGAGCGCGATCTCTACCCTCGCGCGAGGTGACGGGCTGCTGGGGGCGCTCGAAACGGCCGGCATGAACGGAGCCCGGCTGTCGCTCGTCGACCCCGAGGGGCGCCAGAAGGCGGGCTTAGAGGATGTCGAGATCAGGCTGACACGGCTTGGGGAGGGGGGAACTCGCCTGCTGGTGAAGGGGCGCACCGGCTCGCGCTGGAAGGAAATGTCCGTCGATCTTTCCACCGAGGCCGATGGAACTCAGCGCGCCGACATCGACATCCTCCGCTTCGAGCCGGCCGAAGCGGTGGCGCTCGCCTTCGGAACCGGAGGCGTGGTGCTGGATGGATTGCCGCTCAAGGGCAAAGCGACGCTGCGGCAGGCTCCGGACGGCAAGCGGTCGATCACCGCGGCCATCGATATCCAGTCCGGCTCGGTCCGCTTTCCCGATAGCCCGATGCCGAGCCTGAAGCTCGACTCGGCCCATCTCGAGGTCGCTAGCGGCGCCGATCTGTCCGAACTCAAGATCCTGCGCGGTGAGATCAACGCCGGCGCGACCCATTTCCTGACATCCGGAACGCTGCGTGAGGACAATGGCGGCTGGCGTCTGGAGCTCGATGCCAATGGACAGCTCGCCGGGCTCGATGCCGACCCGGCCGTGCAGATGGACAGTCTCAAGGCCAATCTGAAGATCGATCCCGCCAACGGCGCCGTTTCGGTTGATGCGCTCGGGATTCGCGGACCCAAGGCCCATGTGGACCTGACCGCCTTCGTCCAACGCGTCGGCAGCTCTCCGCTGCAGAGGTTCCACATCAAGGCGACCGATTCCGATGTCCGGGCACTCCTCGCGATCTGGCCTGGCTTCACCTCGCCGGAAGTGCACGGCACGCTGCAGCGACAGCTCGCGGCCGGGCATATGAAGCAACTGACCGTCGATCTCGACTTGCCGGCGGAGGACCATGCCAGGCTGGTTCAGGGCCATGGGATGCCGGACAATACCCTGTTCGTGGGTATCGACGCAGACCGGGTTCGTTACCTGCCCGATCCGGGCCTACCGCCTCTGACGGATGCGACGGTCGCGGGCAAGGTCACGGGCCGGACGGTGCAGCTCGCCATCAGCCAGGCCACAGCAGATCTCGGCAATGGCCGTAGCATGAAGCTGAGCGAGGCGAGCTTCGCGATGCCGGAGTTCTGGCTTCACAGGGCTCCGGCGAACATCGCCTTCCGGATCGCGGGTTCTGCGGATGCGCTGGTGGCCTTGCTCGCCTTTCCTGCGCTGAAGGATTTCTCGCCCGACCGCATCGACCCCACGGCGATCAGGGGAACGAGCGACCTCAAGGTCGCGCTCACCTTGCCGCTCGCCAACGACATCAAGACGGAAGAAATCGCGATCACGGGTAGCGGAAACCTCTCCGGTTTGGCCTCCGATACCCTGCTTGGTACGGAGAAGCTTGAAAGTGGCGCTCTCGCCGTAAACTTCGATCGCAATGGCTTGTCGCTTCGTGGCGACGCGAAGGTGGGCGGCGACAAGGCCCAGGTCGAGATCAAGCAGAATGCCAAGGGGCAGGGCGACGCGACACTGTCACTTTCCCTCGACGCCGCGGCGAGGCAGAGACGCGGCTTCGGGCCGGATACGGGGATTTCCGGCACGCTACCAGTCAAGGTCGCAAAGAGCTTCGGCAAGGGCGGGGACACGCCGCCACGCGTCGAGATCGATCTGACCAAGGTCGGGCTCGATGGAACCGTTCCCGGCCTCAGCAAGCCCGCGGGCCGGCCGGGCAAGGTCACCTTCAACTACGTCGTCGACCTCGATGGTCCCGATCTGGATGATTTCAGCTTCGACGCCGGCAGCGCCCAGATCAGGGGCCGGATCGAGCTCAGCAAGCAGAATGCGCTGGAGAGCGCGAGTTTCTCCCAGTTCCGCCTTTCGCCCGGCGACAACCTGAAACTCGACGCCAAGCGCGACGGCAACGTCACCAAGCTCACCATCCGCGGCGCCGTCGCGGATCTGCGCCCCTTCATCAAGGATATCCAGAGCCCGGCATCGTCCACGCGCGGCGACCGCTCGGCTCAGCAGAAAGGCGGCGACTACGATATCGACCTCGATGTGCCGATCCTGACCGGATTCAACAACGAGGCGATCACCAGCGGCACGCTGAAGGCTTCGAAGCGTGGCGGCGACCTGCGGATGGTCAGCTTCCAGGGGCGGATCGGCAAGGCGGACGTTACGGCACGGCAGAGGCAGGCCGAGGGCGGCAAGCTCGTTGTGCAGACAGACAATGGCGGCGCGCTGCTGCGCTTCCTCGACCTCTACAACCGCGCCTATGGCGGCAACCTCGTGCTGACGATGGGGGCCGGCGAGAGCCAGAGCGGCGACCTGCTGTTCCGCGACTTCCTCGTGCGCAACGAGCCGGCGCTCAAGCGCGTTGTCGGCACGCAGTCGGCCAGCGCCTTTGCCGATGATCGCCCTGGAGGCGGTGGTGCCGAGGCGCGTATCGACGTGAGCGAGGTCGCCTTCACCAAACTGCGCGCCGAGTTCACCCGCTCAGCCAGCCGGCTCGACGTCTCCGATATGGTGATCTGGGGCCAGCAGGTTGGCTTCACCTTGCAGGGCCATGTCGACTACGGCCGCGATCGGGTCGATATCGGCGGCACCTTCGTGCCGGGCTATGCCTTCAACAACGCCTTTGCGCAGGTGCCGGTGGTCGGCGCTCTGCTCGGCGGCGGCAGCCAGTATGGCGGCCTCTTTGCGGTGAATTTCCGCATTACGGGTTCGGCAAGCGCTCCGACCATGTCGATCAACCCGCTCTCGGCCATCGCGCCAGGCATCCTGCGGCGCTTCGTCGATCCGCTGGGCGGGGCGCCGCAACAGAAGCCGGTCCAGCCCGGCCAGGCGCCGCCGCGTCCCTGA
- a CDS encoding peroxiredoxin, producing the protein MVLQEGDKAPDFHLPRDGGGEVTLASFRGRKLVLYAYPKDDTTGCTQEAIDFNRLRRDFAACDTEIVGVSPDPAKRHDRFKQKHELGLTLLADESQILANAYGIWVEKSMYGRKFMGIERSTFLIDAQGRIARIWRKVKVAGHAEEVLAAARAL; encoded by the coding sequence ATGGTTTTGCAGGAAGGCGACAAGGCGCCGGATTTTCACCTGCCCCGTGACGGTGGCGGCGAGGTCACTCTGGCCAGCTTCCGCGGCCGCAAACTGGTGCTCTATGCCTATCCCAAGGACGACACGACGGGCTGTACGCAGGAAGCGATTGACTTCAACCGGCTCCGGCGGGATTTCGCGGCCTGCGACACCGAAATCGTCGGCGTCTCGCCCGACCCGGCGAAGCGTCATGACCGGTTCAAACAGAAGCACGAGCTCGGCCTCACCCTGCTCGCCGACGAGAGCCAGATACTGGCCAACGCCTATGGCATCTGGGTCGAGAAAAGCATGTATGGCCGCAAGTTCATGGGTATCGAACGCTCCACCTTCCTGATCGACGCCCAAGGGCGCATCGCGCGGATCTGGCGCAAGGTGAAGGTCGCCGGCCATGCCGAAGAGGTGCTCGCCGCCGCACGCGCGCTGTAG
- a CDS encoding NADH:ubiquinone oxidoreductase subunit NDUFA12: MKNWLLQIFTWWNSQTIGTRFYTWRFGERVGEDEFGNVYYRTKGGVKDKALGFQRRWVIYSGPIEASNIPAGWNGWLHHTVDVAPSEESYQPREWQQPHQQNWTGTALAYRPQGSTLAEGERPAATGDYEAWTPGR; the protein is encoded by the coding sequence ATGAAGAACTGGCTGCTGCAGATCTTCACCTGGTGGAACAGCCAGACGATCGGCACGCGTTTCTACACCTGGCGCTTCGGCGAGCGGGTGGGCGAGGATGAGTTCGGCAATGTCTATTACCGCACCAAGGGCGGTGTGAAGGACAAGGCCCTCGGCTTCCAGCGCCGCTGGGTAATCTATAGCGGGCCGATCGAAGCCTCGAACATCCCGGCCGGCTGGAATGGCTGGCTGCATCACACGGTCGATGTCGCCCCCTCCGAGGAGAGCTATCAGCCGCGCGAGTGGCAGCAGCCGCATCAGCAGAACTGGACCGGCACCGCTCTGGCCTATCGCCCCCAGGGCTCGACCCTTGCGGAAGGCGAGCGCCCGGCGGCGACCGGCGACTACGAAGCCTGGACGCCGGGACGCTGA
- the prfB gene encoding peptide chain release factor 2 (programmed frameshift) encodes MRPEIQTQLDNAKQSIGLLRRHLDWDEAQRRLAELNALSEGPDFWNDAEAAQKLMRERTSLETQIEGITKLERDLDDALTLIELGDMEGDEATVTEGEQAIKAVQDEAARLQVETLLSGEADMLDTYVEIHPGAGGTESQDWAEMLLRMYRRWGERRKFKVETLEYQDGDTAGIKSATLQFKGHNAYGWLKTESGVHRLVRISPFDSNARRQTSFASIWVYPVVDDRIVIDVKESDCRIDTYRAQGAGGQHINTTDSAVRITHIPTGIAVACQQERSQHKNRAKAWEMLRARLYEVELKKREEKANAEAASKTDIGWGHQIRSYVLQPYQLVKDLRTGVSSTAPSDVLDGDLDPFMEASLAQRVYGTQVEVEDID; translated from the exons ATGCGCCCCGAAATCCAGACCCAACTCGATAACGCCAAGCAGTCGATCGGACTGCTGAGGAGGCATCTT GACTGGGATGAAGCCCAGCGACGCCTCGCCGAACTGAATGCTCTCTCCGAGGGACCCGACTTCTGGAACGATGCCGAAGCCGCGCAGAAGCTGATGCGCGAGCGGACCTCGCTCGAAACCCAGATCGAAGGCATCACCAAGCTCGAGCGCGATCTCGACGATGCGCTGACGCTGATCGAACTCGGCGACATGGAGGGCGACGAAGCCACCGTCACCGAGGGCGAGCAGGCGATCAAGGCTGTTCAGGACGAGGCCGCGCGGCTGCAGGTCGAGACGCTGCTCTCGGGCGAGGCCGATATGCTCGACACCTATGTCGAGATTCATCCGGGCGCTGGCGGCACCGAAAGCCAGGACTGGGCCGAAATGCTGCTGCGCATGTATCGGCGCTGGGGCGAGCGGCGGAAGTTCAAGGTCGAGACCCTGGAATACCAGGACGGCGACACCGCCGGGATCAAGTCGGCGACGCTGCAGTTCAAGGGCCACAACGCCTATGGCTGGCTGAAGACGGAATCGGGCGTGCACCGCCTGGTGCGCATCTCGCCCTTTGATTCCAATGCGCGGCGGCAGACCTCGTTTGCGTCGATCTGGGTCTACCCGGTCGTCGATGATCGCATCGTCATCGACGTCAAGGAATCCGACTGCCGGATCGATACTTATCGCGCTCAAGGAGCGGGCGGCCAGCATATCAACACGACCGACTCGGCGGTGCGCATCACGCATATCCCGACCGGTATCGCGGTGGCCTGCCAGCAAGAGCGTTCCCAGCATAAGAACCGGGCGAAGGCCTGGGAGATGCTGCGCGCGCGGCTCTATGAGGTCGAGCTGAAGAAGCGCGAGGAGAAGGCCAATGCCGAGGCGGCCTCGAAGACCGATATCGGCTGGGGCCACCAGATCCGCTCCTATGTGCTGCAGCCCTACCAGCTGGTGAAGGACCTGCGCACCGGCGTCAGCTCTACGGCGCCGTCCGACGTGCTCGATGGCGATCTCGATCCGTTCATGGAAGCCTCGCTCGCCCAGCGCGTCTATGGCACGCAGGTCGAGGTCGAGGACATCGACTGA
- a CDS encoding D-2-hydroxyacid dehydrogenase family protein, giving the protein MRVAILDDWHDTLRHLPSFSKLDDHHVEIWNDHVEDEDILVRRLAEVEALVLIRERSRIQASLLDRLPKLRLISQRSVYPHVDVPACTRNGVLLCSNLHSDTPSYAAAELTWALVLAAARQLPAQFASLRAGQWIAGVGHTLRGKVLGIYGWGRIGEVVAGYGRAFGMEVLVWAREASRERARSQGWSVAGSKEAFFASCDVVSLHMRLVPATRGIVTGADLALMKPTAVIVNTSRAGLIEPGALVAALEAGRPGMAAVDVFETEPLRNAADPLINLPNVVATPHIGYVTQEEFDLQFADVFDQINAFAAGSPINMINPEARGH; this is encoded by the coding sequence ATGAGGGTGGCGATTCTCGATGATTGGCACGATACGCTTCGGCATCTTCCCAGTTTCTCCAAGCTCGACGACCATCATGTCGAGATCTGGAATGATCACGTCGAGGACGAGGATATCCTGGTCCGACGCCTGGCCGAGGTCGAGGCGTTGGTCCTGATCCGCGAACGATCGCGCATCCAGGCTTCACTGCTCGATCGCCTGCCCAAGCTGCGGTTGATCAGCCAACGCAGCGTCTACCCGCATGTCGACGTTCCGGCATGTACGCGCAACGGCGTGCTGCTCTGCTCGAACCTGCATTCCGACACGCCGTCATACGCGGCTGCCGAATTGACCTGGGCGCTCGTCCTGGCGGCGGCTCGCCAGCTGCCGGCTCAGTTCGCCTCGCTCAGGGCGGGGCAATGGATCGCCGGCGTCGGCCATACGTTGAGAGGAAAGGTTCTCGGCATTTACGGTTGGGGGCGGATCGGCGAGGTGGTCGCCGGCTATGGCCGCGCCTTCGGCATGGAGGTGCTGGTCTGGGCGCGCGAGGCGTCGCGCGAGCGGGCGAGAAGCCAGGGCTGGTCGGTCGCCGGGAGCAAGGAAGCATTCTTTGCATCCTGTGATGTCGTCTCGCTCCACATGCGGCTCGTGCCGGCGACGCGGGGTATCGTGACCGGGGCCGATCTCGCACTGATGAAGCCGACCGCGGTCATCGTGAACACGAGCCGGGCGGGGCTGATCGAACCGGGCGCTCTCGTCGCCGCGCTCGAGGCTGGGCGCCCCGGCATGGCAGCCGTCGACGTGTTCGAGACGGAGCCGCTGCGGAATGCGGCCGATCCGTTGATCAACCTGCCCAACGTCGTCGCAACCCCGCATATCGGCTACGTCACGCAGGAAGAGTTCGATCTGCAGTTCGCGGATGTGTTCGACCAGATCAACGCGTTCGCGGCCGGCTCTCCGATCAATATGATCAATCCTGAAGCGAGGGGACATTAG
- a CDS encoding peptidoglycan DD-metalloendopeptidase family protein, producing the protein MHPQSHTAPALPASGLIVHKTYTIRRSTMLMGLGWLALMTACSGTAGWYILSKDDLAARLISRETTRQYAYEDRIAALRADIDRYASRALLDQDGVESRVDELTTRQAELETRQSLVTALTDVLQSNGILPANKLPLRPRVAKPEEPIRASGVTSFAPIMPGKPTPAPETPTLRGAEANAGGGWQSGELQPEPPPAKRVEANLERLDKAMARTSNAQIDALKEMDQKVTETQKKLRSALAETGLDTDRMSVPNVVDGGVGGPLVPVKLDASAGPFEATLTALQPRLTSLIRLRGLVEQMPLARPMPGDHDFTSNYGYRTDPFTRGLAMHTGVDFRAASGSPILATAPGKVVAAEYNGGYGNMVEVEHANGLSTRYAHMSAILVSVGQTVKTGTVVGRVGTTGRSTGPHLHYETRINEEPVDPTKFLNAGSKLAGML; encoded by the coding sequence ATGCATCCCCAGTCTCACACAGCCCCAGCCCTTCCCGCCAGCGGGCTGATCGTCCACAAGACCTATACGATCCGCCGCTCGACCATGTTGATGGGCCTCGGGTGGCTGGCGCTGATGACCGCGTGCAGCGGCACGGCAGGCTGGTACATCCTCAGCAAGGACGACCTTGCTGCTCGCCTGATCTCGCGAGAGACCACGCGCCAATATGCCTATGAGGATCGGATCGCGGCGCTGCGGGCAGATATCGACCGCTATGCCAGCCGCGCCCTGCTCGACCAGGATGGCGTCGAATCGCGCGTCGACGAATTGACGACCCGGCAGGCCGAGCTCGAAACCCGGCAATCCCTGGTGACGGCGCTCACCGATGTGCTGCAGTCGAATGGCATCCTGCCGGCGAACAAGCTGCCGCTGCGCCCACGTGTGGCTAAGCCGGAGGAGCCGATCCGAGCTTCGGGCGTGACCAGCTTCGCCCCCATCATGCCGGGCAAGCCGACCCCCGCCCCCGAAACGCCGACGCTACGCGGCGCCGAAGCGAACGCCGGCGGCGGTTGGCAGTCAGGCGAACTCCAGCCCGAGCCGCCCCCGGCCAAGCGGGTGGAAGCCAACCTGGAGCGGCTCGACAAGGCGATGGCCCGAACCTCGAATGCCCAGATCGACGCACTCAAGGAGATGGACCAGAAGGTCACGGAGACCCAGAAGAAGCTGCGCAGCGCGCTCGCCGAAACCGGGCTCGACACCGATCGCATGAGCGTGCCGAACGTCGTGGATGGCGGCGTCGGCGGCCCGCTGGTGCCGGTCAAGCTCGATGCCTCCGCCGGCCCCTTCGAAGCGACGTTGACGGCCCTGCAGCCGCGGCTCACCTCGCTCATTCGCCTTCGCGGTCTCGTCGAGCAGATGCCACTCGCCCGGCCCATGCCCGGCGACCATGACTTCACCTCCAACTACGGTTATCGCACCGACCCGTTCACCCGTGGCCTGGCCATGCATACCGGTGTCGACTTCCGCGCCGCGAGCGGCTCGCCGATCCTCGCCACCGCACCCGGCAAGGTCGTCGCAGCGGAATACAATGGCGGCTATGGCAACATGGTCGAGGTCGAGCATGCCAACGGCCTGAGCACACGTTACGCCCATATGTCGGCGATCCTGGTCTCGGTCGGCCAGACCGTGAAGACCGGCACAGTCGTCGGCCGGGTCGGCACGACCGGCCGCTCGACCGGCCCGCATCTGCATTACGAAACCCGCATCAACGAGGAACCGGTCGACCCGACAAAATTCCTCAATGCAGGCAGCAAGCTGGCTGGAATGCTTTAA